The nucleotide window AAAGGGTATGGATTTATTACCCCTGAAGACGGAAGCGAAGATTGTTTTGTGCACTATAGCGCTATTCAAGGCGCCGGGTTCAAAACATTGCGGGAAGGAGACAAAGTCCAGTTCGAAGTCACAAAGGGCGAGAAAGGTCCGCAGGCTTCAAATGTAACTAGGGAATCAGATTAGAAATGTAAAATGGCGCTCTCTTGGGATGAGCAACAACTCTAATTATAGGTA belongs to bacterium and includes:
- a CDS encoding cold-shock protein; translated protein: MAVGTVKWFNEKKGYGFITPEDGSEDCFVHYSAIQGAGFKTLREGDKVQFEVTKGEKGPQASNVTRESD